The proteins below are encoded in one region of Danaus plexippus unplaced genomic scaffold, MEX_DaPlex mxdp_39, whole genome shotgun sequence:
- the LOC133320611 gene encoding uncharacterized protein LOC133320611 translates to MGTKIEKIIERFEVLIKYLSETAPSVFRDFNEKFPIQPVSFDTDSPASPGCPQDSNPSKMDCSPIGSEAEQSSEETTPPTSDAEEDSDGFRPVISKSGKRKAAKSLKAPPPNKKVITSPAAAGAAARAPVSTPAGTSVSVPAGVPGSAPTKTNSPPPLYVRTNRDWNDISSLLNNKNIRYISARNTAVGIKISTASPSDHRALSSILRKNNIEYHTYALPEERRLTVIIKGLPAEIPVNIIKEDLQSQNLPVLEVHRMHRPNKRPFDMVLVHLSLTPEGKAIYNLKSVCRLSDLRIEPPRNRGAPGQCHRCQLYGHSQRFCYARPRCVKCLGDHATSDCSRVSATEEPPSCVLCGQRGHPASYRGCPKAPHWAKVGRHPGKAREPALIPAAPPTTNVWVRSSAIIGPKAPQAPQAPLAPQAPQAPQAPLAPQAPQAPQAPQAPKAPQAPKAPQAPKAPKAPQAPKAPAVGLAADLQLVCDFASLIVPAEVQTLAAKLRASNGNPQARMLAMCQHAGMLSAVGAYQANGC, encoded by the coding sequence ATGGGCACTAAAATAGAGAAAATAATAGAGAGATTCGAGGTACTCATCAAGTACCTCTCTGAAACCGCCCCGTCAGTGTTCAGGGACTTCAACGAGAAGTTCCCGATACAGCCGGTATCATTCGACACGGACAGCCCGGCTTCACCGGGATGCCCGCAGGATAGCAATCCATCCAAAATGGATTGCTCGCCAATCGGCTCGGAGGCCGAGCAATCGTCAGAAGAGACGACGCCGCCGACTTCGGACGCCGAGGAGGATAGCGACGGGTTCAGGCCCGTCATATCCAAATCGGGAAAGAGGAAGGCGGCTAAGTCGCTGAAGGCGCCGCCGCcgaacaaaaaagttattacgtCACCCGCAGCTGCCGGCGCAGCTGCGCGCGCACCTGTGTCAACACCTGCGGGCACATCTGTGTCGGTACCTGCGGGGGTACCTGGGTCCGCACCCACAAAAACAAATAGCCCGCCGCCCCTATACGTCAGGACGAACAGGGACTGGAACGACATTTCCAGTCTccttaataacaaaaacatccGGTACATTTCAGCCCGCAACACGGCggtaggtataaaaatatctactgCCTCCCCGTCCGACCACCGTGCTCTGTCATCGATATTGCGTAAAAACAATATCGAATACCATACCTACGCCCTCCCGGAGGAACGTAGGCTAACCGTAATTATCAAGGGTCTCCCCGCGGAGATacctgttaatattattaaagaggaCCTTCAGTCCCAAAACCTGCCAGTGTTGGAAGTGCATCGCATGCACAGGCCAAATAAACGGCCGTTCGACATGGTGCTAGTGCACTTGTCCCTTACCCCGGAAGGTAAGgcgatttataatttaaaatccgtCTGCCGGTTATCCGATCTACGTATCGAGCCGCCTCGAAACCGCGGAGCCCCGGGGCAATGTCACCGTTGCCAATTATACGGCCACTCCCAAAGGTTCTGTTACGCACGCCCGCGCTGCGTAAAGTGCCTAGGGGACCACGCAACGTCCGACTGCAGCAGAGTATCGGCTACGGAGGAGCCGCCTAGCTGCGTCCTGTGCGGTCAGCGGGGTCATCCCGCGAGTTATCGCGGATGCCCCAAAGCCCCGCACTGGGCGAAAGTTGGGCGGCACCCCGGCAAAGCCAGGGAGCCGGCTCTCATCCCCGCTGCACCTCCGACAACAAACGTTTGGGTACGCTCAAGCGCCATAATAGGCCCGAAAGCCCCTCAGGCACCCCAGGCCCCTCTGGCACCTCAGGCCCCTCAGGCACCCCAGGCCCCTCTGGCACCTCAGGCCCCTCAGGCACCACAGGCCCCTCAGGCACCAAAAGCCCCTCAGGCACCAAAAGCCCCTCAGGCACCGAAGGCCCCTAAGGCACCCCAGGCCCCCAAGGCACCGGCAGTAGGCCTAGCGGCTGACCTACAACTCGTCTGCGACTTCGCGAGTCTAATAGTCCCCGCGGAGGTGCAGACCTTAGCAGCCAAGCTGAGGGCCTCCAACGGCAATCCTCAGGCGCGCATGCTGGCAATGTGCCAGCACGCGGGCATGTTGAGTGCCGTCGGGGCGTACCAAGCCAATGGCTGTTAA
- the LOC133320612 gene encoding uncharacterized protein LOC133320612, with product MEKLKFEVVIKPGEDPKTNIMCITSIMDADRNTFLIPEQLQSVKLHDVLTQTKIFQKVRTTLQRRHEKRQVWISVTPELHDAYMDEDGNMQFKGYLLEEVTYISQKQTSTDTTTEALSRMLANFAESEKEPKLFNLKKLSEMFVIDKFTLKTSNATQWMIIFETECARVGISDDIHKIQGLRLFLDDSCQDWYSSMLIKYTLNSEWCIWKKNFCETYMNKGWTPVRYAFLFKYRQGSLLEYALKKERLLLETSKLIDKTTLINLIVTGLPNFIADEIDRSDIKETEQLFNSIRGLEHLNKKKIENRETHVENKIKEKSLRKNRAKSVKKKRKEFDIIQSLYVGSGIKMIINIKKS from the coding sequence ATGGAAAAGTTAAAATTCGAGGTTGTTATAAAACCGGGTGAAGAtccaaaaacaaacataatgtGCATAACCTCAATTATGGATGCAGATAGAAATACCTTTTTGATTCCGGAGCAATTACAATCAGTGAAACTACACGATGTGTTAACACAGacgaaaatttttcaaaaagtaaGAACTACACTGCAAAGAAGACATGAAAAACGACAAGTATGGATTTCTGTTACACCGGAGTTACATGATGCCTACATGGATGAAGATGGAAATATGCAATTTAAAGGTTATTTACTGGAAGaagttacatatatttcaCAAAAGCAGACTTCTACGGACACGACAACAGAAGCTCTTTCAAGAATGTTGGCTAATTTTGCTGAATCGGAGAAGGAGCCTAAACTGttcaatttaaagaaattatctgAAATGTTTGTAATCGATAAATTTACACTAAAAACGTCAAATGCAACACAATGGATGATCATCTTCGAAACTGAATGTGCTCGTGTGGGTATAAGTGATGATATTCACAAAATTCAAGGGTTAAGGTTATTTTTAGATGATTCTTGTCAAGATTGGTATAGTTCCATGCTTATAAAGTATACATTGAATTCTGAATGGTGTATTTGGAAAAAGAATTTTTGTGAAACATATATGAACAAAGGCTGGACGCCGGTAAGatatgcttttttatttaagtataggCAGGGATCGCTACTAGAATATGCTTTAAAGAAAGAGAGGCTTTTATTAGAGACAAGTAAGTTAATAGATAAAaccactttaattaatttaattgtaactgGGTTACCTAATTTTATAGCTGATGAAATTGATAGAAGTGATATAAAGGAAACTGAACagttatttaatagtattcGTGGGTTAGaacatctaaataaaaaaaaaattgaaaataggGAAACacatgttgaaaataaaattaaagaaaaatctttaagGAAAAACCGTGCAAAATCTgtgaaaaagaaaagaaaggaATTCGATATCATTCAGAGTCTGTATGTTGGTTCaggaataaaaatgataatcaatataaaaaagagtTGA